In Mercenaria mercenaria strain notata chromosome 15, MADL_Memer_1, whole genome shotgun sequence, a single genomic region encodes these proteins:
- the LOC123556246 gene encoding uncharacterized protein LOC123556246, protein MTVFGVLWLCLGCYSSVWGALAMFGVLWLCLGCSGSVWDALAVLGVLWLSMGCSGCVWECSGCVWDALAVFGVLWQCSVWGAQIVFGVLWLCLWCSVWGALAMFKVLWLWYMCFGSVSVFMVLWLCLGCSGYVWSAVWMGSSGCVWGALAVFGIFLQCLGCSGCVWSAVWMGFSGCVWVALAVFGVLWLCFGCFDCVWGALVVFGVLWLCLGVLVVFKGALAVCWVLWQCFGCSWHVLAVFRMLWQYFGCFCSVLLEVL, encoded by the coding sequence ATGACAGTGTTCGGGGtgctctggctgtgtttggggtgctatagtagtgtttggggtgctctggcTATGTTTGGGGTGCTCTGGCTGTGTTTAGGGTGCTCTGGCAGTGTTTGGGATGCTCTGGCAGTGCTTGGGGTGCTCTGGCTGTCTATGGGGtgctctggctgtgtttgggaatgttctggctgtgtttgggatgctCTGGCAGTTTTTGGGGTGCTCTGGCAGTGTTCGGTTTGGGGTGCTCAGATAGTGTTTGGGGtgctgtggctgtgtttgtggtgtagtgtttggggtgctctggcAATGTTTAAGGTGCTCTGGCTGTGGTATATGTGCTTTGGCAGTGTTAGCGTGTTTATGGtgctctggctgtgtttggggtgctctggcTATGTTTGGAGTGCAGTGTGGATGGGGTcctctggctgtgtttggggtgctctggctgtgtttgggatATTTTTGCAGTGTTTAGGGTGCTCTGGCTGTGTTTGGAGTGCAGTGTGGATGGGgttctctggctgtgtttgggttGCTCTGGcagtgtttggggtgctctggtTGTGTTTTGGGTGCTttgactgtgtttggggtgctttggttgtgtttggggtgctctggcTGTGTCTGGGTGTTCTGGTAGTGTTTAAGGGTGCTCTGGCAGTGTGTTGGGTGCTGTGGCAATGTTTTGGGTGCTCTTGGCATGTTCTGGCTGTGTTTAGGATGCTGTGGCAGTATTTTGGGTGCTTTTGCAGTGTTTTGTTAGAGGTGCTCTGA